A window from Temnothorax longispinosus isolate EJ_2023e chromosome 1, Tlon_JGU_v1, whole genome shotgun sequence encodes these proteins:
- the LOC139810602 gene encoding aminopeptidase N-like gives MDFPKLLLHIGLILATVTDLCIAVDIKEMHRLPTNSFPFDYNISLIIPDLEKSNTFHGETRVTVTIVRDSYTIGIHSQGLEINKTATTLTNDTITYKATKHTYYHKSNIILLYFGKKLYRGSYILNMKFAGNFSQMGFGSGGFIKIPYADEEGNKKYNRTLAATHFMPNKARRMFPCWDEPAKSAYFYISVMHHQKYIVLSNWPIREQYNVENDMKWTHFDRTNLVPTYLVGVVIVSNFDRVNNTDQSVNVWYRSSLTSSARFVQSIAEQVTPLLEEYTDTRTKRIPKIDHVMIPYYSMASMGDHGIIIYDESEVVYDDSKDFILQKRKVASFVAHEIAYQWFGSFITPSWWTDIWLSVGFAVFFQEYFLDKIFEDWRSMDFFVTETMHYSLYLDNGLLGSVTLNLHDNDTLVSQLFVNQVYGKAPTILRMLHHAVGDEVFRKGITKYFATKQYIAVTPDDFWSVIQSAKDEASWVPRMRDQNFGIKKVMDTWIVQNRYPVLNVTMNYKTGEVAITQKCFRATEDFNNKWWIPISYTDESFPDFNNTMPNNWLKPDETLRVQINTSGWIIVNLQQTAYCRVYYDTAIYEKIIYYLNSQEYTKIHVLNRAQIIDDAYAFLLEDQLDSYIFIDLITYYGRERDYVAWRIMFRILERNKKYFSLPESKGFKLYMVQTIDGVLQHVGYEENPDDDDITKMLRLDTTKWACTVGHAECKRRAAVKLSEHFADPDTYKVPQWWHDWTYYFGLAVANRTTWDKMMELYQRTSDKELWKTLNCAEDPDIIINYLNIIASNTTLFNHEEHALIFNLILENHARNDLVLDYILANFSNIKPRSLDTYPTIQNIIQNVYSDEQWSKVKRFVKTYFHPKLNHSSHFANLIEKRKSDVKELSDIFAKRFGKSQTLIDQLQQKFDYDEEDVNSGLINQDVASVTITMDQDLSA, from the exons ATGgattttccaaaattgttattacataTCGGTTTAATATTGGCCACAGTCACGGACCTTTGTATCGCTGTTGATATAAAAGAGATGCATCGTTTACCCACCAACTCATTTCCATTTGATTATAACATTAGTCTGATTATTCCGGATCTCGAAAAAAGCAATACCTTTCACGGTGAAACCAGAGTCACTGTCACCATTGTTCGCGATTCGTATACAATAGGCATACACTCGCAAggattagaaataaataaaacggcGACAACGTTGACGAACGACACAATAACATATAAAGCGACGAAACATACTTATTACCATAAATCGAATATAATATTGCTATATTTCGGAAAGAAATTGTATCGCGGTTCTTACATCCTGAACATGAAGTTTGCTGGTAATTTCTCTCAGATGGGTTTTGGCAGTGgtggttttataaaaattccgtACGCAGACGAGGaaggaaacaaaaaatataacaggac GTTGGCCGCAACACACTTCATGCCGAATAAAGCCAGACGAATGTTTCCATGTTGGGACGAGCCAGCGAAAAGTGCTTACTTCTATATCTCGGTGATGCATCATCAAAAATACATAGTATTGTCAAATTGGCCGATCCGAGAGCAGTACAACGTAGAAAATGACATGAAATGGACACACTTTGACCGCACTAATCTAGTGCCTACTTATCTTGTGGGAGTTGTGATTGTATCAAATTTTGATCGCGTTAATAACACGGACCAATCCGTTAATGTGTGGTACAGATCGTCTTTGACATCGTCAGCAAGATTCGTGCAAAGTATTGCTGAACAGGTTACGCCGCTCTTGGAGGAGTATACCGATACCAGAACCAAAAGGATACCGAAAATAGATCACGTCATGATACCATATTATTCCATGGCCTCCATGGGAGATCACGGAATCATCATTTACGA CGAATCAGAAGTTGTCTACGATGATAGCAAGGATTTTATACTTCAGAAAAGGAAAGTAGCGTCGTTTGTAGCACATGAAATCGCATATCAGTGGTTCGGCAGTTTCATCACCCCATCTTGGTGGACTGACATATGGTTAAGTGTGGGATTTGCTGTGTTTTTCCAGGAGTATTTCCTCGACAAG ATATTTGAAGACTGGCGGTCAATGGATTTTTTCGTTACCGAAACCATGCACTATTCTCTTTATCTAGATAATGGCTTATTGGGTTCTGTTACATTGAATCTTCACGATAACGATACCTTGGTTAGCCAACTCTTTGTTAATCAAGTTTATGGAaaag CTCCAACTATATTGCGGATGTTACATCATGCAGTAGGCGACGAGGTATTTCGAAAGGGTATCACCAAGTATTTTGCTACAAA GCAATATATTGCGGTCACTCCCGATGATTTCTGGAGCGTCATACAAAGTGCTAAAGACGAAGCCTCTTGGGTCCCTCGAATGCGAGATCAAAATTTCGGAATAAAAAAAGTGATGGATACGTGGATAGTCCAAAATCGTTATCCTGTGCTGAATGTAACGATGAATTACAAAACTGGTGAAGTAGCAATAACACAAAAATGTTTCCGCGCAACTGAagatttcaataataaatggtGGATACCCATATCCTACACTGACGAGAGCTTTCCGGATTTTAACAATACTATGCCCAATAATTGGTTAAAACCGGACGAAACGCTTAGAGTGCAAATTAATACAAGTGGTTGGATTATCGTCAATCTACAACAAACTg CATACTGTCGTGTCTATTACGATACCGCAATTTAcgaaaaaatcatatattacTTGAACTCTCAAGAATACACGAAAATACACGTTCTCAATCGTGCTCAAATTATCGATGATGCATATGCCTTTTTGCTCGAAGATCAACTAGATAGCTATATATTCATAGATCTTATAACTTACTACggacgagagagagattatGTGGCATGGCGTATAATGTTCCGAATATTAGAACGGAATAAAAAGTACTTTTCACTGCCAGAGAGTAAAGGTTTCAAG TTATACATGGTACAAACTATTGATGGAGTTCTTCAACATGTGGGATACGAAGAAAATCCTGATGATGACGATATCACAAAGATGCTAAGGTTAGATACCACGAAATGGGCATGTACCGTCGGTCACGCGGAATGCAAGAGAAGGGCCGCCGTTAAATTAAGCGAACATTTCGCGGATCCTGATACTTACAA AGTTCCACAATGGTGGCATGATTGGACATACTACTTTGGTTTGGCTGTAGCTAATAGGACTACTTGGGATAAAATGATGGAACTGTATCAGCGAACATCTGATAAGGAACTTTGGAAAACATTGAATTGTGCTGAAGATCCTGATATAATTATCAactatttgaatattatagcATCAAATACTACATTATTTAACCATGAGGAACATGCATTGATCTTcaatttaattcttgaaaacCATGCACGCAACGATTTGGTCCTTGACTACATATTAGCaaattttagtaatataaaaCCCAG ATCACTTGATACCTACCcaacaatacaaaatatcattCAGAATGTTTATTCTGACGAACAATGGTCCAAG GTAAAAAGATTCgtaaaaacttattttcatCCTAAGCTAAACCATTCGTCACATTTTGCAAATCTGATAGAAAAGCGTAAAAGTGATGTTAAAGAGTTGTCAGATATTTTTGCAAAGCGATTTGGAAAAAGTCAAACTTTAATTGATCAATtacaacaaaaatttgattatgaTGAAGAAGACGTCAATAGTGGGTTGATCAATCAAGACGTTGCGTCTGTTACAATCACGATGGATCAAGACCTATctgcataa